The Flavobacterium galactosidilyticum nucleotide sequence ATTAAGTGTAATTACATCTGTTAATCTAATGTTGAATCCACCACCTGCAGTAGGTAAAGCATAGTCTATTCTATCTTGATCAAAATTTACATCATTGTCAAACAAAATAGCGCCAACTCCTGCAAAAGCATAAGGTCTAACAATTGATTCAGGACCTGTCATGTTAAATCTTAAATTTAACGCAACTGAGTTAAAATCACTTTTAAAGTTTCTTATTGCAGTATCATGGTATCCAATTGTACCTTTAGAAGCTAAAAAGTTCAAGTCAAAATAACGACCTAAATACCTGGAAACAGAAATACCCCCAAAACCATAAAATGCTTTATCAGTTTTATAAAAGTTATTTCCTAAATCACCTTGATACTGAGTTACTCCAGCATGAAGACCAATATTCCAAGGTTTATCTTCAGTTTGAGCTTTCGCGATATATGTAAATGCTAGGCATGTACATAATAATAAGATTTTTTTCATTTTATTTGTTTTAATTGTTTAGGCAAATTTCAAAAACAGTACATTGATATTTGTTGCAGAAATAATTATACTATGCCTATTTTTAAAGCAGTGAAAATACTAGCTATACTATTCTAAATATCTTCTTAGCATCCAAGCCATAGTTTCGTGTCCCTTCATTAACGCAGTAAGAAAATCAGCAGTACCTGCATCTTTATTTTCTTCATCACAAGTATCTATGTCTTTTCTTAGTTGGACAATAATAGTTTCGTGATCTTCTACTAATTCCTTGAGCATTTCTTTTTGTTCAGGATACTTATTAGGTGATTCTTTTATTACTGTTAATTCTGAAAACTCTTTCATCGTCCCAATAGCTTTTCCACCCAATTTACTGATGCGTTCCGCAGTTTCATCAATAGACACTTCAACTTCAGTATATTGTGCTTCAAATAGTTTGTGAAGTTCCATAAAGCTTGGGCCTGATACATTCCAGTGAAACTTTCTTAATTTAATGTAAAAAGTCATCTCGTTTGCTAAAACTGAAGATAGTATTGAAATACTACTCTTTAAATGTGCGTCTGTAATTCCAATTTTGATTTTCATATTTTCTAGATTTTATTTAGTGAAAATTTGTAAGTAAAATAATTAGTTTATTGTTCTGTTTTTTAGCGAATACTACTTTAAGGCAATTGACTTAATTAAGATTCATCCTTTGTTGTACGAACTAAGCTAATTCCAGAAAGGAAGAAAACTAGGCCTAAAATACCGTAGATGACTAAGGATTTAATGTCAGTTGTTCCACCAGTTGTTCCAGCAAAAATCACTGCCGTGTAAATAAGACCGCCTATGCCAAGCAGAGTAAGTAATGCTCCGAAGATTCTTTTAAGATTCATATCTTATATTTTTAAGTTACTATTATAAAAAGGCTTGTTTAAATTAAAGCCTTTTAAACTGATTTATTAAAGTCCTTAATACGTTTTTTCTAACATTATTAACTACTTATCAAATGTATTTTGATTTCGGACCTAAACTGTTACACAATTGTTAATAAAATTTATAATATTCACACGCGTTTAACATTAAAATCAAGCTAAAACATTCTGAAAATCATTTTAATAGTCTTATTTTTTAGATATTAATCAGTAAAACGATTAAGATGTAAAGTATAGATTTAAGGAATAAATTGCTGTTATGAAATTTGAAAAGGATTGTTTAATTTCTCAATATAAGCTTGTTTCAAAATCAGTTTACTTCGAGAATAATACAACAAAAATGAAAGGAGATTTGTAGAATACTCGCTAGTGGTTATAAATCTTCTATCAATAGGATTGCTACATTTTCATTTAGGAAAAAGAATAAAAAAGTAGAATTGACGAGAAAATGTAAGCTAAGAATATTGGAGTGTTGTATTCTTTTGGAGTTTTAAAGGAAAATAGGGGAGTGTCTTTAATGGGAAGCAGTCAGTAATAAAAATTTCAGATTTTGGATAAACGTTAAAGCGTAATTCTATACTTACATCTTAGGTTTACCTAAATCTGAAATGACTACTTTTATAAATTTTATAAAAGGAATAGGATTACATGCGATCCATGTACCAATTTAATTGCTTCTCCATTTTTTGATATTTAAAAATAGAGCTGATTATTTTTTGCAAACGAACAAAAGCAGTTTCGCTTTTTACAACATAATCAAATGCTTTATGATGCATACAGTTTATAGCTACTTCGATTTTGTCTTGAGAGGAAAGCATTATCACAGGAGTTTTTGGATTGAAAGTTTTTATTTTATCGAGAGTTTCAAGTCCGTTCATGGCGTTCTCTACGATACCATCCAATTGATAATCTAATATTATAACATCTGGATTGTGTGATAAGTTTGCAATACATA carries:
- a CDS encoding response regulator → MNDNNKVKIFLVDDDALFLKSLELEFLDNADFIVETYSTGELCIANLSHNPDVIILDYQLDGIVENAMNGLETLDKIKTFNPKTPVIMLSSQDKIEVAINCMHHKAFDYVVKSETAFVRLQKIISSIFKYQKMEKQLNWYMDRM
- a CDS encoding Dps family protein, with the protein product MKIKIGITDAHLKSSISILSSVLANEMTFYIKLRKFHWNVSGPSFMELHKLFEAQYTEVEVSIDETAERISKLGGKAIGTMKEFSELTVIKESPNKYPEQKEMLKELVEDHETIIVQLRKDIDTCDEENKDAGTADFLTALMKGHETMAWMLRRYLE